One part of the Olleya sp. YS genome encodes these proteins:
- a CDS encoding DUF202 domain-containing protein codes for MPEQNDLTTRDWLAIERTKLANERTFLAYFRTFLVILGTGITILKIELFEDLKTFGIVLIIIAPIILVIGVFRLFIVKRTIKKHY; via the coding sequence ATGCCAGAACAAAACGATTTAACTACCAGAGATTGGCTAGCTATAGAGCGCACCAAACTAGCAAACGAACGGACTTTTTTAGCCTATTTTAGAACCTTTTTAGTCATTTTAGGTACAGGAATAACCATATTAAAAATAGAACTTTTTGAAGACCTCAAAACCTTTGGTATTGTATTAATTATAATTGCACCAATAATTTTAGTCATTGGTGTTTTTAGGTTGTTTATAGTAAAACGTACTATTAAAAAACATTACTAA